A window from Chryseobacterium vaccae encodes these proteins:
- a CDS encoding Arc family DNA binding domain-containing protein, whose product MKSEKTHNSSESKSKKSFVIRIDDSTYKLLEKWANDEFRSVNGQIEYLLHQSLVNSGRKKKEE is encoded by the coding sequence ATGAAATCAGAAAAAACTCACAACTCTTCAGAAAGTAAAAGTAAAAAATCCTTCGTCATAAGGATTGATGATTCTACGTACAAACTTCTGGAGAAATGGGCCAATGATGAGTTCAGGAGCGTAAACGGGCAGATTGAATATCTGCTGCATCAGAGTTTGGTGAATTCAGGAAGAAAGAAAAAGGAAGAGTAA